In the Helicobacter typhlonius genome, one interval contains:
- a CDS encoding replication-associated recombination protein A, with amino-acid sequence MLNLASLLRPTALEDFIAQEHILSPQSTLLKMLKNNALAHCFFYGPPGVGKTTLAQIIAETLNKPFASYNATSFKIEELRQFVKGYEGSLYQPLVFIDEVHRLNRAQQEVLLPIMESYSAIVCGASTYNPFISLTNAIRSRSFLFELKPLTNQSLNKILTRALAYIESHLCIKVQITQEAQTYLITSSAGDARALLNLLDAGISTGEDEITLELLQSLRPFALHDGASEAESHYSLISALIKSIRGSDIEASIYYLARLVSANENPEFIARRLVILASEDIGNANPNALNLATSTLLAVGKIGYPESRIILSQCVIYLASSPKSNTAYKAINQAMEAIKNGLILEVPENIMPHSTNYLYPHEFGGYVEQNYLSEELKDIHFVETTTKGFEKTLNEWHTKITQKDKQDMDKTDEN; translated from the coding sequence TTGTTAAATCTCGCTTCTTTACTCCGCCCTACTGCACTAGAGGATTTTATCGCACAGGAGCATATCCTCTCGCCTCAAAGCACTCTTTTAAAAATGCTAAAAAATAATGCCTTGGCACATTGCTTTTTTTATGGACCACCCGGCGTGGGTAAAACCACACTCGCCCAAATTATCGCGGAGACACTCAACAAACCATTTGCTTCCTATAATGCAACTTCCTTTAAAATCGAGGAGTTGCGCCAATTTGTTAAAGGCTATGAGGGAAGTCTGTATCAGCCACTTGTCTTTATTGATGAAGTGCATCGCCTCAACCGCGCACAGCAAGAGGTATTACTGCCGATTATGGAATCTTATAGTGCCATTGTCTGTGGCGCAAGCACCTACAATCCCTTTATCTCCCTTACAAATGCCATTCGTTCGCGGAGCTTTCTTTTTGAGCTTAAGCCCCTCACAAATCAAAGTTTAAACAAGATTCTAACCCGCGCACTAGCATATATAGAATCTCATCTTTGCATAAAGGTGCAAATCACGCAAGAAGCACAAACTTATCTCATCACTTCAAGTGCAGGGGACGCGAGGGCATTATTAAATCTCCTTGATGCGGGAATTTCCACGGGAGAGGATGAGATTACACTCGAGCTACTCCAATCCCTGCGTCCTTTTGCTCTGCATGATGGTGCGAGTGAGGCAGAGAGTCATTATAGCCTTATTAGTGCGCTTATCAAGTCCATACGCGGAAGTGATATAGAGGCGAGTATCTACTATTTGGCGCGACTTGTGAGCGCGAATGAAAATCCCGAGTTTATCGCGAGACGGCTTGTGATTCTTGCGAGTGAAGATATTGGTAATGCAAACCCAAATGCACTGAATCTCGCTACAAGCACATTACTAGCAGTGGGGAAAATCGGCTATCCTGAATCTCGCATTATCCTCTCTCAATGTGTGATTTACCTCGCAAGTTCACCCAAAAGCAATACTGCCTACAAGGCGATTAACCAAGCAATGGAAGCAATCAAAAATGGGCTTATACTCGAAGTGCCAGAAAATATTATGCCCCATTCTACAAATTATCTCTATCCGCACGAGTTTGGGGGCTATGTCGAGCAAAACTATTTGAGCGAGGAGCTCAAAGATATACATTTTGTAGAAACTACCACTAAGGGCTTTGAAAAGACTTTGAATGAGTGGCACACAAAAATCACACAAAAAGACAAGCAAGATATGGATAAAACAGATGAAAATTAA
- a CDS encoding RecB-like helicase, whose product MQHTQIKQDQTKLAQAQFLALKASAGSGKTFNLALRFIYLLFCGANPHQILTLTFTKKASNEMRHRIYEYLRSLKQSIADNTYQNNIIYQDLCEKRGLSYQFISQNINKIYAEFMQTNPRITTIDAFFHNVLKKFCWYVGVSAYFEIGNVDLGAINERFLGSFSTEDMDKIVRFCFFNRIKIMDFLRFLSSLCAFPARDIKHALGEDLESINLSYEDIDSAIKERMNRIYEHIDSIMSETKRAKTYFAQKITAQSIAQSSSYLLKWSTHNELKNYKLDTLDQTRNEILSLIKIYYVKKEQEVLSLIKNYIVRYDKSKQAQIRSQSFLDYNDVTLKNYELFMRNIDRDFFYFRLDDKITHILLDEFQDTSIMQFQILKPIIDEIKSGDSRKKIDEKSLFVVGDEKQSIYGFRGSFSAVFKEATKGLTQENLPYNFRSKPRVIEFNNRLFKECYKDYIPSKSPDENAQGGYVRVLKAVQDSESLGAQVYTELEALVQNGADENQIAILVFKNNDATLLKDYINEQNPRISIVTEASSSLFAKKEVVLILNALRYISLLKLQADSKNSNKDSKNTKTSADMCEISNALRLYEKQIGKLWGRAYIESAEVVARISAIDIASSPANVVLSMIETFNIANSVSLRFLELASECKSINEVLDLESKAQCNAPAQSNKGVKIMTIHKSKGLEFEYLIVCDRIGGTKGDMDKFIYEYDKLNISRIYYKSKARESFDEEYNKALQEHKKRYEQEKYNVLYVAFTRARYGLSVIRKEKSSEFEILNLSEEIDALPRFEASFQQDLQMSKPINVLQSMQHFGRQNDFIRQERHSSVLESAKWHNIHFGEAIHSAFELYFSFGLDREDIGHILFNRYGFGLDREHIKEVINIVFACINNPRFAALMKNKKILCEVGYIVQSCLYRIDALLQDEKECFVLDYKSGTREQEAQEAQVRNYMRFLVSFYGESKKIRGFIIYPLKKQDEQILEVSLGEKV is encoded by the coding sequence GTGCAACATACACAAATAAAGCAAGACCAAACCAAACTCGCACAAGCACAATTTCTAGCCCTCAAGGCTTCAGCAGGGAGTGGCAAGACCTTTAACCTTGCTCTGCGCTTTATCTATCTACTTTTTTGCGGGGCAAATCCTCATCAGATTCTTACCCTTACTTTTACCAAGAAAGCTTCAAATGAAATGCGACACAGAATCTACGAGTATTTGCGCTCACTTAAACAATCAATTGCGGATAATACTTACCAAAATAACATTATCTATCAGGATTTATGCGAGAAAAGGGGGCTAAGTTATCAGTTTATTAGTCAAAATATCAATAAAATTTATGCGGAGTTTATGCAGACTAATCCGCGTATTACGACTATTGATGCGTTTTTTCATAATGTGCTTAAAAAATTTTGTTGGTATGTGGGTGTATCGGCGTATTTTGAGATTGGCAATGTGGATTTAGGGGCGATAAATGAACGCTTTTTAGGCTCTTTTAGCACGGAGGATATGGATAAAATTGTGCGATTTTGCTTTTTTAATCGCATAAAAATAATGGATTTTTTGAGATTTTTATCCTCACTTTGTGCCTTTCCAGCAAGGGATATAAAACACGCGCTGGGGGAGGATTTAGAATCTATAAACTTAAGCTATGAGGACATTGATAGTGCAATCAAGGAGAGAATGAATCGCATTTATGAACATATAGATTCAATTATGAGCGAGACCAAACGCGCAAAAACATACTTTGCGCAAAAAATCACCGCGCAGAGTATCGCCCAAAGCTCGAGTTATCTTCTTAAATGGAGCACACATAATGAGCTAAAAAACTATAAACTAGATACTTTAGACCAAACGCGCAATGAGATTCTAAGCCTTATCAAAATTTATTATGTAAAGAAAGAACAAGAAGTATTGAGTTTGATTAAAAACTATATTGTGCGCTATGATAAGTCTAAACAGGCTCAAATTCGCTCCCAAAGCTTTTTGGATTATAATGATGTAACGCTTAAGAATTATGAACTTTTTATGCGTAATATTGATAGAGATTTTTTCTACTTTCGCCTTGATGATAAAATCACACATATTTTGCTTGATGAGTTTCAAGATACGAGTATTATGCAATTTCAGATTCTAAAGCCAATTATTGATGAAATAAAATCAGGTGATTCGCGCAAAAAAATTGATGAAAAAAGCCTTTTTGTCGTGGGCGATGAGAAGCAAAGTATTTATGGATTTCGTGGGAGCTTTTCTGCGGTATTTAAGGAGGCTACGAAAGGTTTAACACAAGAGAATCTCCCCTATAATTTCCGCTCAAAACCGCGCGTGATTGAATTTAATAATCGCTTGTTTAAAGAATGTTACAAGGATTATATACCGAGTAAAAGCCCCGATGAGAATGCACAGGGTGGATATGTGCGCGTTCTTAAAGCCGTGCAAGATTCTGAATCTTTAGGCGCACAAGTCTATACCGAGCTAGAAGCGTTAGTGCAAAATGGTGCAGATGAAAATCAAATTGCGATTTTAGTGTTTAAAAACAATGACGCTACATTGCTTAAAGACTATATAAACGAGCAAAATCCGCGTATAAGTATCGTTACAGAGGCGAGTTCCTCGCTTTTTGCCAAAAAAGAGGTGGTATTAATCCTCAATGCTTTGAGATATATCAGTCTTCTAAAATTGCAAGCGGATTCTAAAAACTCTAATAAGGATTCTAAAAATACCAAAACGAGCGCAGATATGTGTGAGATAAGTAATGCTCTGCGATTATATGAAAAACAGATAGGCAAATTGTGGGGTAGGGCTTATATAGAATCTGCCGAGGTAGTAGCAAGGATTAGTGCTATAGATATTGCCTCATCTCCCGCTAATGTCGTCCTTTCTATGATTGAGACTTTTAACATCGCAAATAGCGTATCCCTACGCTTTTTGGAATTAGCAAGTGAATGTAAGAGTATTAATGAAGTGCTGGATTTAGAATCTAAAGCCCAATGCAATGCTCCTGCCCAAAGCAACAAGGGTGTAAAAATTATGACGATTCATAAGTCAAAAGGTTTGGAGTTTGAATATCTTATTGTGTGTGATAGAATCGGTGGCACTAAAGGTGATATGGATAAATTTATATACGAGTATGACAAGCTCAACATCTCTCGCATATATTATAAAAGCAAGGCGCGTGAAAGCTTTGATGAAGAATATAACAAGGCATTGCAGGAGCATAAAAAGCGATACGAGCAAGAAAAATATAATGTGCTTTATGTGGCTTTTACCCGCGCACGATATGGTTTAAGCGTGATAAGAAAAGAAAAATCAAGCGAGTTTGAGATTTTGAATCTAAGCGAAGAGATAGACGCACTTCCTCGTTTTGAGGCTTCTTTTCAGCAGGATTTGCAGATGTCTAAACCCATTAATGTGCTTCAATCTATGCAACACTTTGGGCGACAAAATGACTTTATCAGGCAAGAGCGGCATAGTAGTGTTCTTGAATCTGCAAAATGGCACAATATCCATTTTGGAGAGGCTATCCACAGCGCGTTTGAGTTGTATTTTAGTTTTGGGCTAGATAGGGAGGATATTGGGCATATTTTGTTTAATCGCTATGGTTTTGGGCTAGATAGGGAGCATATCAAAGAGGTAATAAACATAGTTTTTGCGTGTATCAATAATCCTCGCTTTGCTGCACTTATGAAGAATAAGAAGATTCTGTGCGAAGTGGGATATATCGTGCAGTCCTGCCTGTATCGCATAGACGCGCTATTGCAAGATGAGAAAGAATGTTTCGTGCTTGATTACAAAAGTGGCACAAGGGAGCAAGAAGCGCAAGAAGCGCAGGTAAGAAACTATATGCGATTTTTAGTTTCGTTTTATGGCGAGAGCAAAAAAATTCGCGGTTTTATTATTTATCCGCTAAAAAAGCAGGACGAGCAGATTCTTGAGGTAAGTTTGGGAGAGAAAGTCTAG
- a CDS encoding CNNM domain-containing protein: MGLLILYCTIAIVVCFVCSIMESVFLSITPSFVKSYEKKNPKIGGYLRYLKNNIDDAEGAILVLNTFGVTATSTGVGIEVARIFGLEWQTYGAMLLTIVLIYACEIFPKTLGATYWKSFAPTVTLGIHYLLKITYPFVWVSKFITRFVKPKKNSNPISREEILAASQIGYKGGSISMQEQKIIENLFELKKYQAFDILTPRSVVFALQNDIEVGDALELDGIYHHSTIPIYGESLDNIIGIVSATDILEEGIRKEKDKKISELMRPVHTIPFDISVLYLLNLFRRKNERFFVVQDTYGQLVGVVTLEDVIETLLGEEIIDEFDAAADMQNFAREKIKGYRLKYLSKQHG; this comes from the coding sequence ATGGGATTGCTTATTTTATACTGCACAATCGCCATTGTCGTGTGTTTTGTCTGCTCGATTATGGAATCTGTTTTTTTATCTATCACACCATCATTTGTGAAAAGCTACGAAAAGAAAAACCCAAAAATTGGCGGTTATTTAAGATATTTGAAAAATAATATCGATGACGCGGAGGGTGCAATTTTGGTGCTGAATACTTTTGGTGTTACTGCGACTTCTACTGGTGTAGGTATTGAGGTGGCACGCATTTTTGGTTTAGAGTGGCAAACCTATGGGGCAATGCTACTTACGATTGTGCTGATTTATGCGTGCGAGATTTTCCCCAAGACGCTCGGTGCGACTTATTGGAAAAGCTTCGCACCTACTGTTACCCTAGGTATTCACTATCTACTTAAAATCACCTATCCTTTTGTGTGGGTGTCGAAGTTTATTACGCGCTTTGTCAAGCCAAAGAAAAATAGCAATCCTATAAGTCGCGAGGAAATTCTAGCCGCTAGTCAGATAGGCTATAAGGGCGGTTCAATCAGTATGCAAGAGCAAAAGATTATTGAAAATCTCTTTGAGCTTAAAAAATATCAAGCCTTTGATATACTCACGCCTCGCAGTGTTGTTTTTGCCTTGCAAAACGATATTGAGGTGGGCGATGCGTTGGAGCTTGATGGGATCTACCATCACTCGACTATTCCCATTTATGGGGAGAGTCTCGATAATATTATCGGTATTGTCTCTGCGACAGATATTTTAGAAGAAGGGATAAGAAAAGAAAAAGATAAAAAAATCTCTGAATTGATGCGTCCGGTGCATACGATTCCATTTGATATATCGGTTTTATATCTGCTTAATCTCTTTAGACGCAAGAATGAACGTTTTTTTGTCGTGCAAGATACTTATGGGCAACTCGTAGGTGTGGTAACACTTGAAGATGTGATTGAAACGCTTTTGGGCGAGGAGATTATCGATGAATTTGATGCAGCGGCAGATATGCAAAATTTTGCAAGAGAAAAAATCAAAGGTTATCGTTTAAAATATTTGAGCAAACAGCATGGTTAA
- the nhaA gene encoding Na+/H+ antiporter NhaA, whose protein sequence is MAIEAAITPSRHSYVKDKLQEGLNRFITHESFGGILLAFCVIAAMLVANSSYAEIYFSFFHSELGVFFSDSTLKMSLQEFINDVLMSFFFLLVGLEMKREMLYGELAGFKKVSFSFLAALGGIICPVMIYLYFNMGTAYQNGFGVAMSTDTAFALGLIMLLGDRVPKILKIFLVTLAVADDLGAISVIAIFYSDSINMEWIYASLVLIALLIYLNYRDTKYISLYVLVGILLWICVYHSGIHVTIAAVILAMAIPGRTRVNKRYFINMLKEFDHMKVVTNDWNDVIHAKDVEKTSFWKGSIKNIKNFMSSAQDVEKKIDMAKTSQLVHMLDTIGTYSRYAQNPLIRLEIALQPLCAYFIVPLFAFANAGVAINGGVDLNSVMLGTTLGLVVGKPIGVLLFCFLGEKLNLATRPKDLNYAHIFSVGVISGIGFTMSIFVANLAYKDDVISVDMSKISILIASSIAVVLGLLAVYLSTSKQKKQAENISVQDEHQKVQDEIQKLKEM, encoded by the coding sequence ATGGCTATTGAAGCGGCAATCACACCGAGCCGACATTCCTATGTCAAAGATAAATTGCAAGAAGGCTTAAATCGCTTTATTACACACGAATCTTTTGGTGGAATCTTACTCGCCTTTTGTGTGATAGCGGCTATGCTTGTTGCAAACTCCTCTTATGCGGAGATATATTTTTCATTTTTTCATAGCGAACTCGGCGTGTTTTTTAGTGATTCCACGTTAAAGATGAGTTTGCAGGAGTTTATCAATGATGTGTTAATGTCGTTTTTCTTTTTATTAGTGGGCTTAGAAATGAAACGTGAAATGCTTTATGGAGAACTTGCAGGATTCAAAAAAGTGAGCTTCTCTTTCCTCGCGGCGCTTGGGGGGATTATTTGCCCTGTAATGATTTATCTATACTTTAATATGGGCACGGCGTATCAAAATGGCTTTGGTGTGGCAATGAGCACAGATACCGCCTTTGCACTGGGGCTGATTATGCTCCTTGGTGATAGAGTACCTAAGATTCTAAAGATTTTTCTCGTAACTCTCGCTGTGGCTGATGACTTGGGCGCGATTTCTGTAATTGCAATTTTTTATTCTGATTCTATCAATATGGAGTGGATTTATGCTTCGCTCGTGTTGATTGCGCTGCTTATCTACCTCAATTATCGTGATACAAAATACATCTCTTTGTATGTTTTGGTGGGTATTTTGCTGTGGATTTGTGTGTATCACAGCGGGATTCACGTAACCATAGCAGCAGTTATTCTCGCTATGGCTATCCCCGGGCGCACACGCGTGAATAAGCGATATTTTATCAATATGCTAAAAGAGTTTGATCATATGAAAGTCGTAACAAACGATTGGAATGATGTGATACACGCGAAAGATGTTGAAAAAACGAGCTTTTGGAAGGGTAGTATAAAAAATATCAAAAATTTTATGTCGAGTGCGCAAGATGTGGAAAAAAAGATTGATATGGCAAAGACTTCTCAACTCGTCCATATGCTCGATACCATAGGGACTTATTCACGCTACGCGCAGAATCCTCTTATACGTCTTGAAATAGCTTTGCAGCCATTATGTGCGTATTTTATTGTTCCGCTTTTTGCCTTTGCAAATGCTGGTGTGGCTATCAATGGTGGAGTTGATCTTAATAGCGTTATGCTTGGCACGACTTTGGGTTTAGTAGTAGGTAAGCCTATTGGTGTGCTTTTGTTTTGCTTTTTGGGCGAAAAACTGAATCTTGCTACGCGTCCTAAGGATTTGAATTACGCACATATATTCTCTGTGGGTGTGATTTCTGGGATTGGATTTACAATGTCTATTTTTGTGGCAAACTTAGCGTATAAAGATGATGTGATAAGTGTTGATATGTCTAAGATTTCTATTCTTATTGCGAGTTCTATTGCGGTCGTGCTTGGGCTTTTAGCAGTGTATTTGAGTACATCTAAGCAGAAAAAGCAGGCAGAAAATATTAGTGTACAAGACGAGCATCAAAAAGTGCAAGATGAAATTCAAAAGCTCAAGGAGATGTGA
- a CDS encoding heat shock protein transcriptional repressor HspR has translation MYSYDEPVYLISVVAKILEIHPQTLRQYEKEGLIQPGRTDGKMRLYSQRDIDKIKTILKLTRDMGVNLAGVDIILRLKERLDELDKMTGDLREDLAKHQGRSNVLQTYQSSYEIILFQKK, from the coding sequence ATGTATAGCTATGATGAGCCGGTTTATCTTATTAGCGTGGTGGCAAAGATTCTAGAGATTCACCCACAAACACTAAGACAATATGAAAAGGAAGGACTTATTCAGCCCGGGCGGACTGATGGCAAAATGCGCCTTTATTCCCAACGCGATATTGATAAAATCAAGACGATTTTAAAACTCACGCGTGATATGGGTGTGAATCTCGCAGGAGTAGATATTATCTTGCGACTTAAAGAACGACTTGATGAGCTTGATAAAATGACCGGCGACTTACGCGAGGACCTCGCCAAACATCAAGGTAGAAGCAATGTTTTGCAAACTTACCAAAGCTCGTATGAAATCATTTTATTTCAAAAAAAATAA
- the nhaA gene encoding sodium/proton antiporter NhaA — translation MKNRVNKVSDALNSFIRAESFSGIFLFFCAVSAMIVANSPLSHIYKEFWEQPFGFSFAGGFYGFSIHDWINDVLMSIFFLMVGLEIKRELLFGDLSGFQKAAFPVIGAIGGMIVPGVIYYALNMNTPSYHGFGIPMATDIAFALGVILLLGKRVPLALKVFLVTLAVADDLGAIAVIAIFYPSPEGLHLSFLLAGVGIVGILGFMNYFGVRHLGVYIGIGILLWFCVHHGGIHATIAAVILAFCIPVKPKIESKEFVEVVQQMITIFESKDKERKNILLDAEQMSAINKAGQDFSKVQNPLLRLEHALQPLCAFIIMPLFAFANAGVDVSAEVNFNIDNIMLGIMLGLVVGKPVGILGLTFLCEKFKIAARPEGVTWSHIFGAGMLAGIGFTMSMFVSNLAFDNVHSADVSKVAILLASSIAGILGSLYLIINHQISKAKS, via the coding sequence ATGAAAAATAGAGTAAACAAAGTCTCGGATGCCCTCAATAGCTTTATCCGCGCAGAATCTTTTAGTGGGATTTTTCTCTTTTTTTGTGCAGTGAGCGCAATGATAGTCGCAAACTCACCATTATCGCATATTTATAAGGAATTTTGGGAGCAACCCTTTGGCTTTAGCTTTGCTGGGGGATTCTATGGATTTAGCATACACGATTGGATTAATGATGTGTTGATGTCGATTTTTTTCCTTATGGTGGGGCTTGAGATTAAGCGCGAATTACTCTTTGGGGATTTGTCAGGCTTTCAAAAGGCGGCTTTTCCGGTTATTGGTGCTATTGGTGGTATGATTGTCCCGGGCGTGATTTATTATGCGCTCAATATGAATACTCCCTCATATCACGGCTTTGGAATCCCAATGGCAACGGATATTGCCTTTGCTCTGGGTGTGATTTTATTGCTTGGAAAAAGAGTGCCTTTGGCTCTAAAAGTATTTCTCGTAACTCTCGCTGTGGCTGATGACTTGGGCGCGATTGCTGTAATTGCAATTTTTTATCCATCGCCCGAAGGATTGCATTTATCGTTTTTGCTCGCTGGAGTAGGGATTGTTGGCATATTGGGTTTTATGAATTATTTTGGTGTGCGCCATTTGGGCGTATATATCGGTATAGGTATTTTGCTGTGGTTTTGCGTGCATCACGGGGGGATTCACGCGACTATCGCCGCTGTGATATTGGCATTTTGTATCCCGGTGAAGCCAAAGATTGAGAGCAAGGAATTTGTTGAGGTCGTGCAGCAGATGATAACAATTTTTGAGAGTAAAGATAAGGAGCGCAAAAATATTTTGCTTGATGCAGAGCAGATGAGTGCCATTAATAAGGCAGGACAGGACTTTAGTAAGGTGCAAAATCCGCTTCTGCGCCTAGAGCACGCCCTGCAACCTTTGTGTGCTTTCATCATTATGCCGCTTTTTGCCTTTGCAAATGCTGGCGTAGATGTGAGTGCGGAGGTAAATTTCAATATTGACAATATTATGCTTGGTATTATGCTTGGGCTTGTAGTAGGCAAACCTGTGGGAATCTTGGGACTCACATTTTTGTGTGAGAAATTCAAAATTGCTGCTCGTCCTGAAGGCGTAACTTGGAGTCATATATTTGGTGCGGGAATGTTGGCTGGTATTGGATTTACGATGTCGATGTTTGTATCAAATCTTGCCTTTGATAATGTGCATTCTGCTGATGTATCAAAGGTAGCGATTTTGCTTGCTTCAAGTATTGCAGGGATTCTTGGCTCGTTGTATTTGATTATTAATCATCAAATCAGCAAAGCTAAATCTTAA
- the yajC gene encoding preprotein translocase subunit YajC has translation MQGQGGAQEVMMSLLPIVFFIAIFYLLLIRPANVKRKKHQAMIDALQKGDKIITTGGLIVEIVKPEKTFFSVRLNDDTIVRLSREFIAYKLDENDLAQE, from the coding sequence ATGCAAGGGCAAGGTGGAGCACAAGAAGTGATGATGTCATTACTTCCTATTGTATTTTTTATTGCGATTTTTTATCTACTTCTCATTCGTCCAGCGAATGTGAAGCGTAAAAAACATCAAGCGATGATTGATGCATTGCAAAAGGGCGATAAGATTATCACAACCGGTGGTCTTATTGTAGAAATTGTAAAGCCCGAAAAGACTTTTTTTAGTGTGCGTTTAAATGATGATACAATTGTGCGCCTTTCGCGAGAGTTTATTGCCTATAAACTCGATGAAAATGATCTCGCACAAGAATAA
- a CDS encoding DnaJ family protein, with amino-acid sequence MSKSLYDTLEINENASSEEIKKAYRKLARKYHPDINKEPGAEEKFKEVNAAYEVLSDENKKAQYDRFGDAMFGGQNFHDFSRAQGANVNFDDLISSIFGMGGFSKGNGGAFNFGNFGFGSGGGDDFGFSTPSLDLQDNIKIPFESAALGGSYHYNGRSGNFDIKIPVGIKDGETIRLKGKGNSHNGRSGDLLLKVQVASSQEYTRDEDDLYKNLDVPLVVALFGGKITLPTLYGDITLTIPANTKNNQKFRIKGKGIKNRKTSILGDLYVKANIILPHTDSLSQELQTMLKQQLT; translated from the coding sequence ATGTCAAAAAGTCTTTATGATACACTCGAAATTAATGAAAATGCCTCAAGCGAGGAGATTAAAAAAGCTTATCGCAAACTTGCGCGCAAATATCACCCAGATATCAATAAAGAGCCGGGTGCAGAGGAAAAGTTTAAAGAAGTCAATGCTGCCTATGAAGTGCTAAGCGATGAAAATAAAAAAGCGCAATACGACCGCTTTGGCGATGCGATGTTTGGCGGACAAAATTTCCACGATTTCTCACGCGCTCAAGGTGCAAATGTCAATTTTGATGATTTAATATCTTCAATCTTTGGTATGGGTGGCTTTAGCAAAGGCAATGGAGGCGCATTCAACTTTGGCAACTTTGGTTTTGGCAGTGGAGGCGGTGATGACTTTGGATTTAGCACACCAAGCCTTGATTTGCAGGATAATATCAAGATTCCATTTGAGAGTGCCGCACTCGGCGGAAGTTACCACTACAATGGGCGTAGTGGTAACTTTGATATAAAAATCCCTGTGGGGATAAAAGATGGCGAGACTATCCGCCTCAAAGGCAAGGGAAATTCACACAATGGACGCAGCGGAGACTTACTCCTTAAGGTGCAAGTCGCTTCATCACAAGAATACACGCGCGATGAAGATGATTTGTATAAGAATCTTGATGTGCCGCTTGTTGTGGCACTTTTTGGTGGTAAAATCACTCTACCTACGCTCTATGGCGACATAACACTTACCATTCCAGCAAATACCAAAAACAACCAAAAATTTCGCATTAAAGGTAAGGGTATCAAAAATCGCAAAACAAGCATTCTAGGGGATTTATATGTGAAGGCAAATATCATTTTACCTCACACAGACAGCCTTAGCCAAGAATTACAGACAATGCTAAAACAACAACTTACATAA